A genome region from Coleofasciculaceae cyanobacterium includes the following:
- a CDS encoding chemotaxis protein CheW has translation MNQEYFTIALSTEVDVGLSLADMGTVAQFEVKNICTVPGVANFWYGVVNFKGSLLWILDSDRFFNLNIKNNRQPQKLTAVILKNQQSDNQKKVAIVTQQLKGILAVEPSCLKPLTDRDNVSPMLRECCCALVKTELQTTYVIDSAALLNRLHQESILVSA, from the coding sequence ATGAATCAAGAATACTTTACCATTGCATTATCAACCGAGGTTGACGTAGGGCTTTCTTTGGCAGATATGGGAACAGTAGCCCAATTTGAAGTTAAAAATATTTGTACTGTGCCAGGGGTAGCTAACTTTTGGTATGGAGTAGTTAATTTTAAAGGTTCTTTGCTGTGGATCTTAGATAGCGATCGCTTTTTTAATTTAAACATTAAGAACAACAGGCAACCACAAAAACTCACGGCGGTAATTCTCAAAAATCAGCAGTCAGATAATCAAAAGAAAGTAGCCATAGTAACCCAACAATTGAAGGGAATTTTGGCGGTTGAGCCATCTTGTCTGAAGCCCCTAACAGATCGAGATAACGTTTCTCCAATGCTGCGTGAGTGCTGTTGTGCCCTTGTCAAAACCGAATTGCAAACTACTTATGTCATTGATTCTGCTGCCTTACTGAATCGGCTACATCAAGAATCAATTCTGGTATCAGCCTAA
- a CDS encoding cobyrinate a,c-diamide synthase, whose product MGLIIAGDRSGVGKTTVTLAILAYLTAQSDRVQSFKVGPDYIDPMFHRAVTGLPCRNLDPVLTSPSYVQECFNRHAQGADWVVIEGVMGLFDGISNPNKSESLNDYGSTAHIARILDLPVVLVLDCSSLSTSIAAIAYGYTNIDPQVNIAGVILNKVASDRHLELLETALASIKMPIVGVLRRDAAVTIPDRHLGLVPFAELPSISGIFAQLADLAKTSFNWDKLGSLLGQSSPSHLLTQSLTHQSKSQ is encoded by the coding sequence ATGGGTTTAATCATTGCTGGCGATCGCTCTGGAGTAGGCAAAACAACCGTTACCCTAGCCATACTGGCTTATCTGACAGCACAAAGCGATCGCGTACAGTCATTCAAAGTGGGGCCAGATTACATCGATCCCATGTTTCATCGTGCTGTAACAGGTTTACCCTGTCGCAACTTAGATCCTGTACTAACTTCCCCAAGCTATGTCCAAGAGTGTTTTAATCGTCACGCACAAGGTGCTGACTGGGTAGTAATCGAAGGTGTAATGGGATTATTTGACGGTATTAGCAACCCCAATAAATCAGAATCTTTAAATGACTATGGCAGCACTGCTCATATTGCCAGAATATTAGATTTACCCGTAGTGTTAGTTTTAGACTGTTCTAGCTTATCGACTTCGATCGCTGCGATCGCCTATGGTTATACCAACATAGATCCTCAAGTAAATATTGCCGGGGTAATTTTAAATAAGGTGGCAAGCGATCGTCATTTAGAGCTATTAGAAACGGCATTAGCTAGTATTAAAATGCCAATTGTAGGAGTTTTAAGACGCGACGCGGCAGTAACTATCCCAGATCGCCATTTAGGTTTAGTTCCCTTCGCCGAACTTCCTAGTATTAGTGGTATTTTTGCCCAATTAGCCGATTTAGCTAAAACATCATTTAATTGGGATAAACTTGGTTCTCTTCTGGGTCAATCATCACCCAGTCACTTACTCACCCAGTCACTTACTCACCAATCAAAATCGCAGTAG
- the alaS gene encoding alanine--tRNA ligase → MADLAHLSGSDIRDKFLKFYESKQHKILPSASLIPEDPTVMLTIAGMLPFKPIFLGQRQAPQPRAATSQKCIRTNDIENVGRTARHHTFFEMLGNFSFGDYFKEQAIAWAWELSTQIYKLPADRIVPSVFEKDDEAFAIWRDKIGIAENRIQRMGEKDNFWQSGITGPCGPCSELYYDFHPELGDEHIDLEDDSRFIEFYNLVFMQYNRDAEGNLTPLKNKNIDTGLGLERMAQILQQVPNNYETDLIFPIIETVAEIADIDYGKADEKTNTSLKVIGDHVRAVVHMIADGITASNTDRGYILRRLIRRVIRHGRLIGIEGNFVNQVAETAIALAESAYPNVRERDSFIKSQLQREESQFLKTLERGEKLLAKIIADAANLSEKQISGQDAFELYDTYGFPLELTQEIAEEQGLTIDLQDFERAMAEQKTRSKDSYEAIDLMTQNALGEIVTGSNETSFLGYTQLAAQAQVMGIVVSSKDLSDNVVSANAGDTVQIILDQTPFYGESGGQIGDRGYLSGDDVLIRIEDVQKEGNIFVHKGKVDRGTLKLGDVVKATIDRACRRRIQANHTATHLLQAALRKVVDDSVSQAGSLVNFDRLRFDFNSPRALTQEDVQQIEELVNTWISEAHEADINIMPLEEAKAKGATAMFGEKYADDVRVIDFPGVSMELCGGTHVHNTAEIGVFKIISETGISSGVRRIEAVAGAAILDYLNVRDKVIKELSGTFKVKPEEISDRVNSLQTELKATQKELEAAKQELALFKSDSLLSQAETVGEYKILVANLGEMDAKSLQSAGSRLQQKLGESAVVIASIPSEGKVSLVAAFSQKVIQEKQLQAGKFIGGIAQICGGGGGGRPNLAQAGGRDASKLDEALKTAKQQLIEGLS, encoded by the coding sequence ATGGCTGACCTCGCACACCTAAGCGGTAGCGACATCCGCGACAAGTTCTTAAAATTCTACGAGTCTAAACAACACAAAATATTGCCCAGCGCATCCTTAATTCCCGAAGATCCAACGGTAATGCTAACTATTGCGGGAATGCTGCCGTTTAAGCCGATATTTTTAGGACAGCGCCAAGCACCTCAACCTCGCGCTGCAACTTCTCAAAAGTGTATTCGGACTAATGATATTGAGAATGTAGGACGTACCGCCAGACATCATACTTTCTTTGAAATGCTGGGTAACTTTAGCTTTGGTGATTATTTTAAAGAACAGGCGATCGCTTGGGCATGGGAACTTTCTACACAGATATATAAATTACCAGCAGATCGCATCGTACCTAGTGTATTTGAAAAGGATGACGAAGCCTTTGCCATCTGGCGCGACAAAATTGGTATTGCTGAAAATCGTATTCAGCGGATGGGAGAGAAAGATAATTTTTGGCAATCGGGAATTACTGGCCCCTGTGGACCTTGTTCGGAATTGTATTACGATTTTCATCCAGAATTGGGCGATGAGCATATCGATCTAGAAGACGACAGCCGATTTATCGAGTTTTATAACTTGGTATTTATGCAATACAATCGTGATGCAGAAGGTAATCTGACACCTTTAAAAAACAAAAATATTGATACGGGTTTAGGTTTAGAAAGGATGGCGCAAATCCTGCAACAAGTACCTAATAATTATGAAACCGATTTAATATTTCCCATTATTGAAACTGTGGCTGAAATTGCCGACATAGACTACGGCAAAGCCGATGAGAAAACTAATACATCTCTTAAGGTGATTGGCGATCATGTTAGGGCAGTAGTTCACATGATTGCGGATGGGATTACGGCTTCTAATACCGATCGCGGTTATATTTTACGTCGTCTAATTCGTCGGGTAATTCGTCACGGTAGGTTAATTGGGATTGAGGGTAATTTTGTTAATCAAGTTGCAGAAACTGCGATCGCTCTGGCTGAATCTGCTTATCCCAATGTTAGAGAAAGAGACAGCTTTATTAAAAGCCAACTACAGCGAGAAGAATCTCAATTCCTGAAGACACTGGAAAGGGGCGAGAAGTTACTGGCAAAAATTATTGCCGACGCTGCTAATTTATCAGAGAAACAAATATCAGGTCAAGATGCCTTTGAACTATATGATACTTATGGCTTTCCCTTAGAACTGACTCAAGAGATAGCTGAGGAACAGGGTTTAACTATCGATCTTCAAGACTTTGAACGGGCAATGGCAGAACAGAAAACTCGTTCTAAAGATTCCTATGAGGCGATCGATCTGATGACTCAAAATGCTTTGGGTGAAATAGTTACAGGCAGCAATGAAACTAGCTTTTTAGGTTACACCCAACTAGCAGCACAAGCTCAAGTTATGGGAATTGTGGTTAGTAGTAAAGATCTATCTGATAATGTCGTTAGTGCTAATGCAGGGGATACAGTCCAAATTATTTTGGATCAAACTCCCTTTTATGGCGAGTCTGGCGGACAAATTGGCGATCGCGGTTATCTTTCTGGGGATGATGTTTTAATTCGCATCGAAGATGTACAAAAAGAAGGCAATATCTTTGTTCATAAGGGCAAAGTCGATCGCGGTACTCTTAAGCTTGGAGATGTGGTCAAGGCTACCATAGATCGGGCTTGTCGTCGTCGTATTCAAGCAAACCATACTGCAACTCATTTACTACAGGCTGCATTAAGGAAAGTAGTTGATGATTCTGTGTCTCAGGCTGGTTCGTTGGTCAACTTTGATCGCTTGCGGTTTGACTTTAATTCTCCTCGCGCCTTGACTCAAGAAGATGTGCAGCAGATAGAAGAACTAGTTAATACCTGGATCTCGGAAGCACACGAAGCGGATATAAATATTATGCCGTTAGAAGAAGCCAAAGCTAAAGGTGCAACGGCGATGTTTGGCGAAAAGTATGCCGATGATGTACGAGTAATTGATTTCCCTGGAGTTTCGATGGAACTTTGTGGCGGTACTCATGTTCATAACACGGCAGAAATTGGCGTATTTAAAATCATCTCCGAAACAGGAATTTCTTCAGGAGTAAGAAGGATCGAAGCGGTGGCAGGGGCTGCTATTTTAGATTACTTGAATGTACGGGATAAAGTAATTAAAGAATTGAGCGGTACTTTCAAAGTTAAGCCCGAAGAAATTAGCGATCGCGTCAATAGTTTACAGACGGAACTTAAAGCTACTCAAAAAGAACTAGAAGCGGCCAAACAAGAACTCGCGCTATTCAAATCAGACAGTTTATTATCCCAAGCAGAAACCGTAGGAGAATACAAAATTCTGGTGGCTAATCTGGGCGAAATGGATGCTAAATCATTACAGTCTGCGGGTTCAAGATTACAGCAAAAATTAGGTGAATCTGCCGTAGTAATTGCTTCGATTCCTTCTGAAGGCAAAGTTAGTCTAGTTGCAGCCTTTAGTCAGAAAGTTATCCAAGAAAAGCAACTACAGGCTGGTAAATTCATCGGCGGTATTGCCCAAATCTGCGGCGGTGGAGGTGGTGGTAGACCAAATCTGGCTCAAGCTGGCGGAAGAGATGCTAGTAAGTTAGATGAGGCTTTGAAGACTGCCAAGCAACAGTTAATTGAAGGGTTGAGTTAA
- a CDS encoding methyl-accepting chemotaxis protein, whose amino-acid sequence MSDHTNDLVSKIVEANALENAGEAEAAIALYQEILELDRGGNYADVAQQALASLQELSSSSVQQSQVSLSNSQTRSWHSFSLKFKVPFLIIALSIFPTIFVGATAYSLVNQLTTQTTFENENIDTAQNLAWTLALSATAVTVVTAGIGYLSANRLVRPIMQVGDAIEKLGQGDLKTRVSISGKDELADLGRNINKMAGQIEGLLYTQEAETKQQRREKELLQQGVMSLLLDVEGAQKGDLTVRAQMTDGAVGSIADAFNATMGKLRGLLQEVQAVSAEVGQLSLAGEDSVRQLSESAISQTAEINQALSSIDEINQSVETVANYAQEAAKIARNGSIQAREGDLAMDATVNSIEKIRDTVANTSKKVKQLAESSQEIAQIVEIISGISEKTNLLAFNASVEAARAGEHGEGFRIVAEEVRRLADRITEATKDIQELVDTIQQDTTSVLQGMETSTSEVVNGSELVRMTKLNLRSLAQTSKQIDEYLKYISTSTIDQTNTSQEVNQKISGIATLARTNSTEAQNVVQSLRTLVSEAENLQSSISQFKL is encoded by the coding sequence ATGTCCGATCACACTAATGATCTTGTCAGTAAGATCGTTGAGGCAAACGCCTTAGAAAATGCGGGAGAAGCAGAAGCGGCGATCGCTTTATATCAAGAAATTTTAGAGTTAGATCGTGGTGGTAACTACGCTGATGTGGCTCAACAGGCTTTAGCTAGTTTGCAGGAGTTATCGTCTTCGAGCGTTCAACAGTCTCAGGTAAGTTTGTCTAATTCTCAAACAAGATCGTGGCACAGTTTTAGTTTAAAATTCAAAGTTCCGTTTCTCATAATCGCGCTCAGCATATTTCCGACAATTTTTGTTGGTGCTACAGCATACTCATTAGTCAATCAATTAACTACGCAGACAACTTTTGAAAACGAGAATATAGATACGGCACAAAATTTAGCTTGGACTTTAGCTTTATCTGCAACAGCAGTAACTGTTGTGACCGCAGGGATTGGTTATCTATCGGCTAATCGGTTAGTTCGACCAATTATGCAGGTAGGAGATGCAATCGAAAAATTGGGTCAAGGAGATTTAAAAACCCGCGTATCGATCTCAGGAAAGGATGAGCTAGCAGATTTAGGTCGCAATATTAATAAAATGGCAGGACAAATCGAAGGCTTGCTATATACCCAAGAAGCAGAGACAAAACAGCAGCGTCGAGAAAAAGAGCTGCTTCAGCAAGGAGTAATGAGTTTGCTGTTGGACGTAGAAGGCGCGCAAAAAGGAGACTTGACCGTCAGAGCCCAAATGACCGATGGTGCAGTAGGGTCGATCGCCGATGCTTTTAATGCAACTATGGGTAAACTGCGAGGACTACTACAAGAGGTACAGGCGGTTTCTGCCGAAGTAGGTCAGTTATCTTTGGCAGGGGAGGACTCGGTACGTCAGCTTTCGGAATCGGCTATCAGTCAAACAGCAGAAATTAACCAGGCTCTTAGCAGTATTGATGAAATTAATCAGTCCGTCGAAACCGTAGCCAACTATGCTCAAGAAGCAGCTAAAATCGCTCGTAACGGTTCGATTCAAGCTAGGGAAGGAGATTTAGCTATGGATGCTACGGTAAATAGTATTGAAAAAATTCGCGATACTGTTGCCAACACCTCAAAAAAAGTAAAGCAGCTAGCCGAATCTTCCCAAGAAATCGCCCAAATTGTCGAGATTATTTCGGGTATTTCGGAAAAAACCAACTTACTCGCCTTCAACGCTTCGGTTGAGGCAGCACGGGCAGGAGAACATGGTGAAGGATTTAGAATTGTTGCCGAAGAGGTACGTCGTTTGGCGGATCGAATCACCGAAGCAACTAAAGACATTCAAGAGTTAGTCGATACAATTCAGCAGGATACAACTTCGGTGCTGCAAGGAATGGAAACCAGTACTTCAGAAGTAGTTAACGGCAGTGAGCTAGTTCGTATGACTAAACTGAATCTGCGAAGTTTGGCACAAACCAGTAAACAAATTGATGAGTATCTTAAGTATATTTCTACTAGTACTATTGACCAAACTAACACCTCTCAAGAAGTTAACCAGAAAATTAGCGGCATTGCTACTTTGGCAAGAACTAACTCTACTGAAGCGCAAAACGTGGTGCAGTCTCTGCGAACTTTAGTATCTGAGGCGGAAAACCTCCAGTCTTCAATTTCGCAATTTAAGCTTTAA
- a CDS encoding response regulator, with translation MNNNFQNPLQVLKVKSNEAWSGCIEIEEPQDASVSWNVYLLEGKIQYINSSIGQQVRLNYLWQKFNLGSQCPQLDKKETSEYVQLCQALANKQLSNLEIKKHLFRFTREALGNVLSIEQTKINLIPARRIKKSIISFSLEQLVAKLEEQIKAWQQIRSYLPSCFCRLYLEQKNALKFYKIWQPKYANPELEPIAKTHKLSSFVSLFVAKSCLYQIATKANADTYFLAKYLKQSIAEGLIDLFPFKELTLEELQQKSQTKKSNLTSSQTKSDLLQSSESKSDNSSALIVCVDDSKTVQKQLRMTLEAGGYRVLSILDPTLALKKLSQHQPAVIFLDINMPNLNGYDLCSLLRKSQKFKEIPIVMLTGRDGMIDRVRAKIVGATDYLTKPCDPNKLITLTKALEKSAATVN, from the coding sequence ATGAACAATAATTTTCAGAATCCCTTACAGGTTCTTAAAGTAAAATCTAACGAAGCTTGGTCTGGCTGTATTGAAATTGAAGAACCGCAAGATGCTTCTGTTAGTTGGAATGTTTACTTGCTGGAAGGAAAAATACAGTATATTAATAGTTCCATAGGTCAACAGGTACGCTTAAACTACCTCTGGCAGAAATTTAACTTGGGTTCGCAGTGTCCTCAGCTAGACAAAAAAGAAACCTCAGAATATGTCCAGCTATGTCAAGCTTTGGCTAACAAACAGTTATCTAATCTAGAGATTAAAAAACATTTGTTTCGATTTACCAGAGAAGCATTAGGCAATGTTTTAAGTATCGAACAAACTAAAATTAATTTAATCCCCGCCAGACGAATTAAAAAATCAATAATTAGCTTTAGCTTAGAACAGTTGGTCGCTAAATTAGAAGAGCAAATTAAGGCTTGGCAACAAATTAGATCTTATCTTCCTTCTTGCTTTTGTCGTTTATATTTAGAGCAGAAAAATGCGCTCAAGTTTTATAAAATTTGGCAACCCAAGTACGCTAATCCAGAACTAGAGCCGATCGCCAAAACACATAAACTTTCATCCTTTGTTAGCTTATTTGTTGCCAAAAGTTGCCTGTACCAAATAGCGACTAAAGCTAACGCTGATACCTATTTTTTGGCAAAATATCTCAAACAATCTATAGCTGAAGGTTTAATTGACCTCTTCCCTTTCAAAGAACTGACTCTAGAAGAACTCCAGCAGAAAAGTCAGACTAAAAAAAGTAATTTAACTTCTAGCCAAACAAAGTCTGATTTGCTTCAATCATCTGAGTCTAAGAGTGATAATTCATCAGCTTTAATCGTCTGTGTTGATGATAGCAAAACAGTTCAAAAACAGCTAAGAATGACGTTAGAAGCAGGTGGCTATAGAGTCTTGAGTATTTTAGATCCCACTCTAGCCTTAAAAAAACTATCGCAACATCAACCGGCGGTGATTTTTCTGGACATCAATATGCCTAATCTCAACGGCTACGATCTCTGTAGTCTATTAAGAAAATCACAAAAATTCAAAGAAATTCCGATTGTGATGCTTACAGGAAGAGATGGCATGATCGACCGAGTTAGAGCCAAAATAGTTGGCGCGACAGACTATCTAACTAAACCTTGTGACCCTAATAAGTTAATTACCCTGACCAAAGCATTAGAAAAATCGGCGGCAACTGTTAATTAA
- a CDS encoding response regulator has translation MSSQLDPVILAAITAEARQCFLNEDAPEYLQMLNSGFHDRANPDFTALLRAAHSLKGGAGLASLTSLQYLAHKLEDVLVGLQQSQIGEIELAWALVEKSIDEVGYIISQARTVDDAIANPELMIALESLVGSSSAKEFSDSEFGGDNHDLIRSTLTEELENSFVVIEELEIDAPAAVVQSLLSGFVDECTFLAETLDLVWLGKAVDPIVEVLETTDTGESLLVTKEIISYLRTEIGQYLDNLELVANVEPQPEIDRDLVTNTLNQDLEAMCQAIADLGMDTPEAVINEAIAGFADECIFLSETLELPWLSSAIAPIEAILAECDPLEALLTVQELVGEIRQRRNYYLANFTDLEVEAIDRVDNELDELVEAPDEGFFDFPEEADDAALSTVMFAPPALSEDQIVAKVVESQKPAGSNQVRISLEKLEGMTNHVEELILSQSRISRQQQTLNQANHRLRSLTRQFEPIREQIQDLYNQLAVNSINKLSINSDEDDDFDALEMDRYTDLHTSLQSFQELMLQIQETRTDIDFVDRELAGDLEQTEKNLDILYAQVTDSRLVPFDVLAKRFIPQIRGLGQRFDKPVNLEIEGKNTLVDQILLEQLQTPLTHLLNNAFDHGIESKYDRIAANKSETATITLKAQLQNNQLVIAIRDDGGGIDPEKVYHRAVERGICPPTKSIKDYRPEEIVNWIFEPDFSTAAKVSDISGRGMGLDIVLNLISQLRGQLYVTTDVGRGTTFTISLPLNLSLQSLLLVQLQNRLLAIPHTSILEILPYQELYFTNQSKEYINWKEQTILLASASNLFPCPRKPLQLSQGKVAIVLETAFEPLAILVDAIAGEEKLIIKPFDETVPVPTYIVGCTVLGTGEVIPVILPQGIAKGAISSTSVKNRTVTIANTVSTILIAEDSVATRRMLDKVLTAAGYQVLVCRDGQEALDLIEQYQGRIDLILSDVEMPRLNGFELLEKVRAQPAFKNTPIVMATSRTGDRHQQKAKRLGATDYLGKPVQPQQLINTVAALLTKK, from the coding sequence ATGAGTTCCCAGTTAGATCCTGTAATTCTCGCTGCTATTACCGCTGAAGCGCGCCAATGTTTTTTAAATGAAGATGCTCCAGAGTACCTTCAGATGCTCAACTCAGGCTTTCATGACCGCGCCAATCCCGACTTTACTGCTCTATTGCGGGCTGCACACTCGCTTAAAGGCGGTGCTGGTTTGGCATCATTAACTAGTTTGCAATATTTAGCTCATAAACTCGAAGATGTGCTGGTGGGACTACAGCAATCGCAAATTGGAGAAATAGAACTAGCTTGGGCTTTAGTTGAGAAAAGTATCGATGAGGTAGGATATATTATCAGTCAGGCGCGCACCGTCGATGATGCGATCGCTAATCCTGAATTAATGATTGCTCTAGAATCTTTAGTCGGCTCAAGTTCTGCAAAAGAGTTCTCAGACTCAGAATTTGGCGGTGATAATCACGATTTGATTCGCAGCACTCTCACGGAAGAATTAGAAAATAGCTTTGTTGTTATCGAAGAACTGGAAATAGATGCTCCAGCAGCAGTAGTTCAGTCTTTACTCTCAGGTTTTGTCGATGAATGCACTTTTTTAGCAGAAACTTTGGACCTGGTTTGGTTAGGAAAAGCTGTTGACCCGATAGTTGAGGTGCTGGAGACAACAGACACAGGTGAATCACTGCTAGTGACCAAAGAAATTATCAGCTATTTACGGACTGAGATTGGGCAGTATCTGGATAATTTAGAACTTGTAGCCAACGTCGAACCGCAGCCAGAAATAGATCGTGATTTAGTGACTAACACCCTAAACCAGGATCTCGAGGCGATGTGTCAGGCGATCGCCGATTTAGGCATGGATACCCCAGAAGCGGTAATTAACGAAGCCATAGCAGGCTTTGCTGACGAATGTATCTTTTTGAGCGAAACTTTAGAATTACCCTGGTTAAGTTCGGCGATCGCGCCGATTGAAGCTATTTTGGCTGAATGCGACCCTTTAGAAGCTTTATTAACGGTACAGGAATTAGTCGGCGAAATTCGCCAACGGCGTAATTATTATTTAGCCAACTTTACAGATTTAGAGGTCGAAGCTATCGATCGGGTGGATAACGAGTTAGATGAACTGGTAGAAGCTCCTGACGAGGGATTTTTTGATTTTCCCGAAGAAGCAGATGATGCTGCACTATCTACAGTAATGTTTGCACCCCCTGCTTTATCTGAAGATCAAATAGTCGCCAAGGTAGTAGAATCTCAAAAGCCCGCTGGTAGCAATCAGGTCAGAATATCCCTAGAAAAGCTAGAGGGAATGACCAATCATGTTGAAGAATTAATTCTGAGTCAATCCCGCATCAGTCGCCAACAACAGACTTTAAATCAGGCTAATCATCGTTTGCGATCGCTAACACGCCAGTTTGAACCGATTCGTGAACAGATCCAAGATTTATATAATCAGCTTGCTGTTAATTCAATCAACAAGTTATCAATCAATTCAGACGAAGACGATGATTTTGATGCTTTGGAAATGGATCGTTATACAGACCTGCACACCAGTTTGCAGTCTTTCCAAGAATTAATGTTACAGATCCAAGAAACTCGTACCGATATTGACTTTGTGGATCGAGAATTAGCTGGAGATTTAGAGCAAACTGAGAAAAATCTGGATATCCTTTATGCGCAAGTTACTGATTCGCGCTTAGTTCCCTTCGATGTTTTAGCTAAACGATTCATTCCGCAAATTCGTGGTTTAGGTCAGCGTTTTGATAAACCAGTGAATTTAGAAATTGAGGGTAAAAATACCCTAGTTGACCAAATATTGCTCGAACAACTCCAAACTCCTTTAACTCATTTACTCAATAATGCTTTCGATCATGGGATTGAATCTAAGTATGACCGTATCGCTGCTAATAAATCAGAAACGGCAACCATTACTTTAAAAGCGCAGTTACAAAACAATCAGCTAGTCATTGCGATCCGAGATGATGGAGGTGGGATCGATCCTGAGAAAGTTTACCATCGGGCGGTAGAAAGAGGAATTTGTCCTCCTACCAAATCAATCAAAGATTATAGACCCGAAGAAATTGTCAACTGGATTTTTGAACCAGACTTCTCTACCGCTGCCAAAGTTAGTGATATTTCTGGTCGAGGAATGGGATTGGATATTGTGCTTAACTTAATTAGCCAACTGCGGGGTCAACTATACGTCACGACCGATGTTGGTCGGGGTACAACCTTTACGATTAGCTTGCCTTTAAATCTTAGTTTGCAATCGCTTTTATTAGTTCAGTTACAAAACAGGCTGCTGGCTATTCCTCACACCAGTATTCTGGAAATATTACCCTATCAAGAACTATACTTTACCAATCAAAGTAAAGAATATATTAACTGGAAAGAACAGACTATACTTCTGGCTTCTGCATCTAATCTATTTCCCTGTCCCAGAAAACCGCTGCAATTAAGTCAAGGCAAAGTGGCTATTGTCTTGGAAACTGCTTTTGAACCCCTGGCAATTTTAGTTGATGCGATCGCGGGAGAAGAAAAATTAATTATTAAACCTTTTGATGAAACTGTTCCCGTACCAACCTATATTGTGGGGTGTACCGTATTAGGTACGGGAGAGGTGATTCCAGTAATTTTGCCTCAAGGAATTGCTAAAGGTGCAATCTCCTCAACATCAGTCAAAAATAGGACGGTGACGATCGCCAATACAGTTTCTACTATACTAATTGCGGAAGATTCCGTTGCTACCAGAAGAATGCTAGATAAAGTATTAACTGCCGCAGGTTATCAAGTACTTGTGTGCCGTGATGGACAGGAAGCTCTAGATCTAATAGAACAATATCAAGGGCGAATCGATTTAATACTTTCTGATGTTGAAATGCCCAGATTAAATGGATTTGAACTACTAGAAAAAGTCCGCGCACAACCCGCCTTTAAAAATACGCCAATTGTAATGGCAACATCTCGTACGGGCGATCGCCACCAGCAAAAAGCTAAACGTTTGGGGGCAACAGATTACCTCGGTAAACCCGTTCAACCACAGCAATTAATTAATACAGTGGCAGCTTTGTTGACAAAAAAATAA
- a CDS encoding response regulator, with the protein MKTVLIVEDTHAERQMSSALLTHAGFDVAVAEDAESAWKWLNNHPAPNLILLDIVMPGESGLDLCRKIREHSDWQNIPILFCSSKAEEFDRFWAIRQGGNEYITKPYVPQNLVDKVTQFVS; encoded by the coding sequence ATGAAAACTGTACTTATTGTTGAAGACACCCATGCAGAAAGACAGATGAGTTCAGCTTTATTAACTCATGCTGGGTTTGATGTTGCGGTTGCCGAAGATGCCGAATCAGCTTGGAAATGGCTTAATAACCATCCTGCGCCCAACTTGATCTTATTGGACATTGTCATGCCAGGAGAAAGCGGATTAGATTTATGTCGCAAAATTAGAGAACATTCCGACTGGCAGAATATTCCGATTCTTTTCTGTAGTTCCAAGGCCGAAGAATTCGATCGCTTTTGGGCAATTCGCCAGGGAGGAAATGAGTATATCACTAAGCCTTATGTTCCTCAAAACTTGGTAGATAAGGTGACTCAGTTTGTCAGCTAG